In Ruania alkalisoli, the DNA window GGGCGTGCGCGGCCGCATTGGCCTTGACTCAAGGTGGGCAGGCGAGGGCACGATGCAGGGCACCACCGTGGTGGACTTGGTGCCCCGGCGCGCCCGGATCGGGGTGGCGAGATAGTCGCAGACGGCCGTGACGACGTCGGGGCGCCGGATCAGCGGCCACAGCAGCGGCAGCGCAGCCCGCCACAGCAGTGGCAGCGTGCCCGGGGTGGTCAGGCCCGACCAGTGCTCGGTGTGCACCCACGGTGCCTTCGGGCGCCACCACGCCATCGGCAGCAGGGCCGGGAAGGCCATGGTGTGGACGACGTCTGCGCCCTTGACGGCCGAGCGCAGCTGCCGCCCTGCCTGCAGGACCGACAACGGCGAGCGGGGGTTCATGGGGATGCGGCGCACACGGACGCCCTCATGCTCGACGGAAGCTGCGCCGTCGTGCTGGGCCTCGGGTATGAGGTGCACCACCTCGACCCGGGTGACCTCCGGGCGGGCGGCCAGGGCAGCCACGTCCCGGGCGACGAACGTGCCCATGGTGGGGGCGCCGTCGGTGGGGAACCAGGGGGTGACGGCGAGAACCTTCATGCCTGCTCTCCCCTGCCGATCGCCACCTGTTGTCTGCGCACCTGTCGAGTATGGCGCAGCCCGTCGTTTCGGTTCGACCTGGCCGGGGTGACGGCGACCACACGGCTTCGCGTGCCAGACTCGCCATGTGCGCATCGTGAGTGTGGTCGGGGCCAGGCCCCAGTTCGTCAAGCTCGCCCCCGTGGCCGCTGCGTGCCGGGCGGCCGGCGTAGAGCACGTGATCGTGCACACGGGGCAGCACTACGACGCACTGCTCTCGGACGTGTTCTTCAGCGCGCTGCACATCCCGGAACCAGACGTGCAACTAGGCATCGGCTCCGGGAGCCACGGAGAGCAGACCGGGGCGATGCTCGCGGCGCTGGAGCCGGTGCTGCGGTCGCAGGATCCGGACTGGGTGCTGGTGTACGGGGACACGAACTCGACGCTCGCCGCGGCGCTGGCGGCGGTGAAGCTGCACCTGCCGGTGGCGCACCTAGAGGCTGGGCTGCGCTCGTTCAACCGCCGCATGCCCGAGGAGCACAACCGGGTGCTGACCGATCATGCCGCTGATCTGCTGCTGGCGCCGACGCAGGTGGCCGCCTCACATCTGGCGCGCGAGGGGTTGGCCGAGCGGACCGTGGTGGTCGGGGACGTGATGACCGATGTGGTGCATCAGGTGGCGGGAGCCGTCTCTGGTGCGGACGTGCTGGAGCGGCTCGGGGTGCAGGCGGGCGGCTTCAGCGTGGCGACGCTGCACCGGGCGGAGAACACCGACGACGCTGGGCGGTTGGCGGCCATCGTGGACGGGCTGACGGCGGTGGATCATCCGGTGCTGCTGCTGGCGCATCCGCGGTTGCGGGCGAAGGCTGATGAGCACGGGGTTGTGCTGGGATCTGGTGGTGTCCGGGTGCTTGATCCGCTCGGCTACCCGGACCTGGTGGCGCTCGTCTCGCAGGCGCGCGGGGTGATCACCGACTCCGGTGGGCTACAGAAGGAAGCCTTCGAGCTGCGGGTGCCGTGCACGACAGTGCGGACGGAGACCGAGTGGGTGGAGACCGTGGAGCTGGGGTGGAATGTGCTGGTCGGTCCCGGGGAGATCGCGGCGGCCGCGACGCGGGCGCGGCCGGAGGATACCGATGCGGCGCCGTATGGGGATGGGCATGCGGCTCAGAGGGTGGTGGAGGTGCTGGCCGAGAGGGCGGGTCGCAGGGGCTGACTGCGGTCGGTCATCAGTGCGGTGCCCGCCTCGATGTCCAGTTCCAGCGGACTACCGCGATGACCAGCCAGGCCAGCAGCAGCGCCGGGACCACCCACCATAAGCCCGGCCACATGACGTAGACAACGATGGACAGCAGCCCTGCGACGAGGAACGCCACCCATCGACGCCAACCGGCAGGTTCCTCGTCGTGCGAGTGCACGACGTCGGCATCGACTGGGCGAGGACGTGGGAGGTCTCGTTGCTCGCCGCGTACCCGTGTCCCGCTCATCCCTGATGACGCTACCGGGGGCCGTCAGTCTGTGCTAGGTAGCGAGCAAGTGGGTGGCGGCGCTAGCGGAAGATGCCCTCGAGTGTCGAGGCGGTGAGGATGCGGTCGGTCCAGGTGTCGAGCTCGTCGGTGGTGGCGTGCTGGATACGGTCCTGGTGGTGTTCGGGGAGGGGGCCGAACTTCTGGGTGAGGAGGCGGGTGAGGGTCGCGGCCTGCGATTGGCGCCGGCCTTGTTGCACCCCTTGTTGGAGGCCTTCGCCCCGGCCTCGTTGGATGTACTGCTCGGCGGTGCTGGTCATGTAGGCCTCCCGTGCGGTGGGTCCGATGCGGGTGAACAACGCTTCGTAGTTTTCTGGTGGTGCGTCCCGACCAGGAGGACGTATCTCATGATAAGTCCGAACAGGCTCTCCTCGCCGGAATCATGAGGATCGCTGCGGTTGATGACGGCGGCCAGGTCGTCCGCGAACGCATCCAGGTCCACGTCCGGGCGAAGGCTGCTGGTGACACTCTTGAGTACCACTAGCGTTAGCCGGGCCTCCGCTGTCAACGGTTGTGCCCGCAACTCGTTGATGTCAATCGCGGCGAGGTCTTCGAGGAGGAACTCCAACCGGGGCAGATACGGGGCCATCGCTGCGGCAGTGCCTGGTTCGAGGTCGAGGATGTCGGTCAAGCCGGTCGGTGCCGACCACGGCCGGTCAGGGCGGGCCGGGTTGTGATGAACCACCACCGGGAGAACTGTCGATAGCCGGGTCGCACCGGGGTGCTGGTCAAGGTGACGACGCCAAATCCGCACCGCGTACTCCAACAACCGGAACGGCATCAGCGGATCGGGGCTCGACTGGTGCGCGATCAGGGGCCCGTCGGCGCGAGGGTCTTCCGCGACTGGCTACTCAGGGTGGTCAGCGTGATCATTGGGCATCCACACGCCGGAGGAACCAGCACCCTTCAGCCGCTGAACGAGTACTGGGGGGGGTGCATCGACACAACCCGCGCGACGCGTACTTGCGCGAGAGCCGGGCCGGGCTGCTGATACGGGCATCCGCGCGGGTCTACGCGGTTGGCCACGGTCACCACTTGACCACCCGCAACCGCCTAACCCGGGCCCGGGTCGAAAGATCGGCCCCTGGAGGCGGGTTCGGTGCCCGGCGGGAGTGCGCAGGGACGGGCCGGTCCGTCCGCGCGGTCAGACTGGGCCAGTCCCCCGCTCCAGCGCCCGCACCGCCTCCACCCAGCCGCCCGACCTGCGCTCCGCGGCCACCTGCGGCGCTAGCGCGTGCGAAGCCGCCTTCCACTCGGCCACCCGCTGCGGATCGAGACCGTCCAGCGCCCGGGTGAGGGACGCCGTCGTGAAATCCTCGGTGACCTCCCCCAGCCCGTGCTCGCGCACCAGGGCAGCCATCTCCGGCGAGGGGCCCACGATGATGCCGAGCCGCGCCTGCACGAAGTCGAAGAACTTGTTCGGCAGCGTCCACCGGTAGTTGAACGTCAGCGGCGGCAGCACGAACACGCCGATGTCGTAGGCCGTCAGGGTCGGCACCAGGTCGGCATAGGGCACCGGATCCAGCACCCGTACACGCACCCCATCCGCCCTCTCCTTCAATTCCGCCAGATACGCCGGGTCGTTCGGCATCAGATACAGGTCCAGCGTCACGTCCGTGCTGGTGACGGCGACCGCGTCGATCATCAGCTCCAGCGTGCGATTGCGCCGCGCGTTGCCCGAGTGCACCAGCCGGATTGGCGCTCCCACCGGACCGGGCTCGGCCTCATGGAAGGCCGTGGCGTTCTCCACCACACCCACCTCGATACCGAACTCGCGCCGATACTCCGCCGCCAGCCCCTGCCCCACCGTGGTCACCGACGCCGCCCGCGCCACGAACCGGCGCACGATCCACCGGTAGTACGGCGCCACGAACAGCCGCCACCGCCACGACTCCTCGTTCTCCCGCGGGGCGTACTCATGCAGGTCCACATGCACGCCGCGCCGCGGCTGGAGCCCGAACGCCAGCGGCACGGTGTCGGCGTCATTGGCCACCACCACGTCCGCCTCCCCGACCGGCAGCGTGGCGCGCAGATGCGCGATGACGGCGTTCCTCGCCTGCACGCGGGAGTACCGGCGCAGGATGAGACTCAGGCGGTCCTTGTGCCAGGCCACCAGCTCCGCAGGGATCTCATAGTGGGCCACTGCCTCGGCCGGGGCCGGCCCGTAACCGACCGTGGTCACCTCGTGCTCGGCCGCCAGCACCCGCACCTGCTTGAGCACGCGCGCATCCTCGGTGATGGTCGAGAATGAGAGCACCCAGACCTTCACGTCCGGACTCCAGCGAGCACCCGCTCGTACTCGCCCAGCAGCACCCGTGCTTCACCCTCCCAGGTGAGCTCGCGCGCCGCCGCCTGCGCGGCCTCGCGGAACGGCTCCGGATCGGCCAGCACCCGCTCGATCGCTGCGGCCAGATCCTCGGCACCCCCGGTCACGCTGAACACCGCCCCCACCCCGTGCTCGGTCACCACCGTCTTGGTGTCGGGCAGGTCGGCGGCCACGATCGGCAGCCCCGCGTGAATCGACTCGAACAACTTGTTCGGCAGCGAGAACTCGTAGCTCAGGCAGGTGGGGCGCACGTACACCACCGACACGTCCGCATCCGCGAGCGCCGTGGCCACCTCGTGCGAGGCTACCGCTCCCACCAGGTGCACCCGGTCGCTCACGCCCGCTTCCGCTGCCCGACGGCGCACCACGGCCAGGTAGTCCTCCTCGCCATAGCCCAGCAGCACCAGGTGCACGTGGACCGGTAGGTGCGCCAGGGCGTCGATCGTCTCCTCGATGCCGCGGCTGGTGGTGATGCGCCCGCCGTAGGCGATCACCTGGTCGGTGGCGGCCAGGCCGGCACGTTCGCGCAGCACCCCGGTCGCCGGGTCGGGCACGGGGGCCGCGGGCGGGATGTTGCGGACCAACTGGGGGCGGCGCCGGAGGCGGTACGTGCGGTGCAGCCAGGTGGCGATGCTCGGGGAGACGGTGATCACCGCAGCGGCACGGCGGATGCCGAGGCGTTCGAGCAGGTGCTCCACATGCGGGGCCACCGGCCGGGGGCGCACGTTGCGCCTGCGCCACAGCTCGTGGGCGTCGTAGACGATCGCGGCGCCGGTGTGCCGGGCGATGCGCATGGCCGGGGCAAGGGTGTTGCCATCGTTGGCGTGGATGACATCCGGGTGGAAGGCGACGCCGTCCGAGATCGCGGCCCGCCAGTAGATCGCCAGGCTGACGGTGCGGTAGGTGCGCAGCCACACATCCAGCAGCGCGCCAACGGGTTTCGCGGCGACGGCCGGCGCCGGAGTCCCGGTCGGTTCCGTGGGAGGGGATGTGGGGTGCGTTGATGTCGTGGAGGTAGCCGGTTCCTCGGCCCCCGCGACCCGCCGTAGCCGGGCCAGCACCCATCGGTAGGCGTCAGCCAGCCACGGTGCCGAGCGCGCCAGCTGGAACTCCGGCAGTCGCACGATCTGCACCCCGTTCGGGAGCGTCTCACTGCCCTCGGGGTAGCCGGCCCGCTCCCTCGCGACCGCGAGGATGCGCACCTCGCACCCCGCTTCGCGCAGCGTGGCGGCGGTCTTCAGCACCCGGGTGTCGGCATGGGCGTCGTTGTAGACGAGGATCGCCACCCGCGGGATGTGCCCGTCCTTGGTCCGCAACTGTGCCTCTCGCAAGGCACCGCCGAGGGCGTCCTCGAGCTGGCCGGGGTCGGAGTCGCCGTCGGGGATCTGCTCGGGCGGGACGGTCTCGGGATCGGTCACGCTGGTCCGTTCTCGTTGCTGGACTCGTCGGCATAGGGCTGGTCAACACTGGGTTCATCGACGCCGGGCTCATCGACGCTCGGCTCGTCAACACCGGGCTCGTCGACATTGGGCTCCTCGACGAGCCCTGCCAGCGCCGCCTGCTGGGCGAAGTCCGGTTCAGCGGCCACCACCTGCTGGAAGGTCCCGTGCGCCACCAGTTCGCCATCGCGCATGAAGCACACCGTGTCGCTGTGACGGATCGTGGCCAATCGGTGCGCCACCACCACGATCGTCACCTCGCCGGCCAGATCGTTGATCGCGGTGGTCACGGCCGCCTCGGTGGAGGTGTCCAACGCGGAGGTGGCCTCATCCATCACCAGCACCAGCGGGTCGGTGTACAGCGCCCGGGCGATCCCCAGCCGCTGGCGCTGCCCACCCGAGAGCGCCAGGCCCCGCTCCCCCACCCGGGCATGAATACCGCCCTCACGGGCCTCGATCACATCCAGCAGCTGCGCCCGCTCCAGCGCGCGGCGCACCCGAGCCTCGTCCACCTGGCCGGCATCCCACGTCAGCGCCACGTTCTGCGCCACCGTGGAGTCGAACAAGGACACCTCCTGCGGCACGTAGCCCACCCGGGAGCGCCAGTCGGCGAGCACCTCGGTCATCGGTACGTCCCCCACCAGCAGGCGGCCCGACGTCGGCTGCAGCAGACCCAACAGCAGGTCCACCAGGGTCGACTTGCCCGAACCGGAGGCGCCCACCAGCGCGAGCGAACGCCCGAACGGCAGGTCGAAAGACACCTCGTGCACGGCGTCGACGTCACTGCTGGGATAGCGGAAGGAGACGTCCCGGACGGCGAGCGAGCGGGCGCCGTCGGGAATCTTCCGGCCATCGGCCGGCGGTGCGGCCTCGCGCCGGGTGGTAGCCGCCCGGATCTCGGTGAGCACCTGCTGGGCGAACGGCATCGAGGCGCCCGTCTGGGCCATGATCGACTGGAACCTCGTGAGGGAGGGCACGATCCGGAAGCCGGCGACGGCGAACAGCGCCACCGCGCTCAGGGCACCTTGCACGGCCGCGTCAGGTCCGCCGTCGGCGTTCTGCAGGTAGCCCACGCCGGCGCCCAGGGCGAGGCCACCGATGAGGCCCGCCTCGAGGACATAGCGGGGGACGACGCCGAGGAAGGACATGTTCGCGCGGGCGCGGGAGGAGATGAGGCGTTCGGCGCGCACCACCTCCGCCACCTCCGGGCCCTTGCCGCGCAGGGTGATCTCCTTCAGCGAGTGCACCATCTCACTGACCAGGCGCACCGAGCGGGTGGAGTGCTCCCGGTTGCGGCGTCCCGCGGCGACGGCCTTGCGCAACACCCACAGGTACAGCACCGCGCCGATGAGGCCGAAGTAGGCAATCGCCACCAGCGCCATCACCGGCTGGGCCACCAGCAGCACGCCGAGCACTGCGATGAACGTGACAAGCTCCCCGGAAAGCATCGCCGCCGGGATGAGCACCCCGGTCACGGTGGTGGCCACGCCGACGTCGGTGGCGCGCACGAGGTCGGTGGAGTTGCGGCCGAGGCGGTCGGTCCAGGGGGCGTCGAAGAAGGAGTCGAGCAGCTGGGCGCCGAGCTCCTGCTCGAACCGGGCGAAGCGGCGGGTGGCCAGCCACTGAAGGGTGATCGCCAGGACGCTCTTGGTCACGATCAGCACGCCAACCGCGCCGAGCAGCCACGGCAGCTGATCGTTGGCGAGGGTGAGGCCGACCACCGGGACGGTGATGTCGGTACCGGAGAGCAGCGGGGTGAGGGTGAGGGCGAGCAGACCGAGTGCCGCGACGTCCAGGATCGCCAGGGCCGAGGAGGCGATCGCGAAGGCGATGATGAAGCGGGTGCTGCCCGCGGGAAGCACAGCGAGCAGCTCGCGCACGGTGCGCCACAACACGCCCATCGGTGATCACCTCCCTCTCGCCGGACTGGACCCGAGCCTAATCGGCTGGGAGGTTCAGGGCGTGCAGGTACCGCATCCGCCGCCGGGCGAGCACCGGGCGGCGATCTCCGGTGCCCAGTGCTGGTGACGGCCCGCTCGCGGGCCGATCTTTCGACCCCTTCTCGGGTTTGACCCGGAGTTTCGGGCCCCTGGAGCACGGCTGTCTCGCGGCTCCTGGGAGCGCGGCCCGGCCAACGCTGGTGGTGCTCAAGACCATCACCAGCAGCCTTCACCCGGACGTGGACCTGGCCGCCTTCGCGGACGACCTGGCCGCCGCCATCAACCGCAGCGATCCCCATGATTCCGGCGAAGAGAGCCTGTTCGGACTTATCATGAGATACGTCCTCCTGGTCGGGGACGCACCACCAGAAGACTACGAAGCGTTGTTCACCCGCCTCGGACCCGCCGCACAGGAGGCCTACATGAGCACCACCTACGACCAGATCATCCAACGAGGCCGGGGCGAAGGCCTGCAACAAGGCCGGCGCCAATCGCAAGCCGAGACACTCGCGCGCCTCCTCACCCAGAAGTTCGGCCCCCTCCCCGAACACCACCAGGATCGTATCCAGCACGCCACCACCGACGAGCTCGACACCTGGACCGACCGCATCCTCACCGCCTCGACGCTCGAGGACGTCTTCCGCTAACCGGCGGCGAGCACATCCCGGCACGCTCCGGTTCCCCGTACGTCGCGGCGCCACGGCCTGTCTACGATGTGCTGACGGCCGGACGGAGGGTGGCATGGGACACGAGCAGGACAAGCAGCACATGCAGATCGGCGCGGTGGCTGAGCGCACCGGATTGTCCCTGCGCACCATCCGGTACTACGAAGAAGTAGGACTGGTCACGCCATCGGCCCGGACCAGCGGCGGCTTCCGGCTCTACACCGAGGCCGACGTGGCCCGGCTCCGGGTGGCGATGGGGATGAAGCCGCTCGGGTTCAGCCTCGAGGAGATGCGCGAACTGATGGAGGCCAGGGACGCCGTCGGGGATCAGGGCGTAGCCGACGGCGAGCGTGCGGCGGCCCGCGAACGACTCGCCTCCTTCCAGGCCGATGCGGAGCAGCGGTGCGCGACGATGCGACGGCGGCTGAACAATGCGGAGGCGTTCGCGCAGACGCTGCAGGCCGAGCTGGACGCAACCGGACCTGCCTGATCGCAGCGGGCCCGAGCACCGTCGGGCCCGAATCCGTCCGGAACCCGAGACGGATGTGCAACTCTCCCCCAACGTGAGGGTATGCTGCTGTGCGGCGCGATCGGATGTCCTCTGCCCGCCCATCCCCGCCCAGACCTAGTTTCGTGCGCAGCGTCGCGTGCACCGTACCTGTCCGAGGTACTGGCGCAGGCCGGTGCCACGGGGCCATGCCCCGCGACCCTCTGAAGGAATGCTGCGTGTCGAACGAAGCCCCAGCCCACATCCCTGATCCCGCGCCGAAACCGCAGCCCGTCGCGGGTCCACCGGAAGCGGACGAGTCCTACTCGGTCCTCGCCACCCTGAAATCGCCGCGGCGGTTGCGCGTCGAGGTGCTCGCCGGCCTCGTGGTGGCCCTGGCACTGATCCCCGAGGCGATCTCCTTCTCCATCCTCGCCGGAGTCGACCCGCGGCTGGGCCTGTTCGCCTCGTTCACGATGGCCGTCACGATCGCCTTCGTCGGTGGCCGCCCAGCCATGATCAGCGCCGCGACCGGCGCCGTCGCGCTCGTCATCGCGCCGGTCGTTCGTGATCATGGCATCGACTACTTCATCGCCACGGTCATCCTCGCTGGCGTCCTGCAGGTGATCTTCGGGGTGCTCGGCGTAGCCAAGCTGATGCGGTTCATCCCACGGATGGTGATGGTCGGCTTCGTCAACGCCCTCGCGATCCTGATCTTCATGGCCCAGCTGGAGCACCTCATCGGGGTGCCGTGGGCCGTGTACCCGCTGGTCGCCGTCGGGGTGGCGATCATCGTGCTACTGCCGCGCTGGACGAAGGTGGTGCCCGCGCCGCTGGTGGCGATCGTGCTGATCACCGCCGCCGTGGTGCTCGCCGCGATCAACGTGCCGACCGTGGGCGACCAGGGCGATCTGCCGGAGTCCCTGCCCGAGCTGTTCTTCCCCGACGTGCCGCTCACCCTGGAGACCCTGCAGATCATCGCTCCGTACGCCGTCGCCATGGCGCTCGTCGGCATCCTGGAGTCGCTGATGACCGCCAAGCTGGTCGACGACATCACCGACACCCACTCCAACAAGACCCGTGAGACCTGGGGTCAGGGTGTGGCGAACATCGTCACCGGCTTCTTCGGCGGCATGGGCGGTTGCGCGATGATCGGCCAGACGATGATCAACGTGAAGGCCTCCGGCGCCCGCACCCGCATCTCCACCTTCCTCGCCGGTGTGTTCCTGCTGATCCTGGTGGTGGCACTCGGCGACATCGTGGCGATCATCCCGATGGCGGCCCTGGTGGCCGTGATGATCATGGTCTCCGTGGGCACTTTCGACTGGCACTCCATCAAGCCGAACACCCTCAAGCGGCTGCCCAAGACCGAGATCACCGTGATGGTCGCCACCGTGATCGTGACGGTCTGGACCCACAACCTCGCCTACGGCGTGCTCGCCGGCGTAGTGATCGCGGTGATCCTCGTGGCTCATCGGGTGGCGCACTTCACCACCGTGACCCGCCTGGATGCCAGCGATGAGGACGATACTCGCGTCTACGCCGTGACCGGTGAACTCTTCTTCGCCTCCTCGAACGACCTGTACTACCAGTTCGACTACACCGGCGATCCGACGAACATCGTGATCGACATGTCCAATGCGCACATCTGGGACGCCTCCTCGGTGGCTGCTCTCGATGCGATCACCACGAAGTACGAGGCCCGCGGGAAGAACGTGCGGATCGTCGGGATGAACGAGGACAGCGCGCGCCGGCACGAGTTGCTCGCCGGGCACCTCGGTGGGGATCACTGAGCTGGGCTGAGTCGTTCCCGGTCACGCCGTTCCCCGCGGCGCGCTGACCCGGGCGACACAGATGCGTGGACCGCGGCAGCATCGTGCCGCGGTCCACGCATCTGTGTCGGCTCGGTCAGCCCCGCGAGGTCACGGCGCTCAACACCGCATCGGCCGCCCGCTCCCCCACTGCTGCCAGCGACCGGTGCTCCCGTACCCACGCCACGAGGCGGTCACCTTCGGACTCGGCTGCGGTCTCTGCGACCGACTCATCGGCGGCCCGCAGGGCAGCGATCATCGCCTCGGCCACCTCACCGGCGTCGTGATCGGTGACCCAGCCCAGGCACTCACTCTCCACCAGCCGCGCCGCAGGGCTCGTGACCGGTCCGGCGAAGATCACCGGAGTCCCGCACGCGAGCGCCGCGAACATCTTCGTCGGCATCGCGAAGTCGTACCCGATCCCCGGGCGCAGGCTCACCAGCGCCGCACTCGCCCGCCGCTGCCATACCGCTGACTCGGCGGCACTGACCGGGTCATGCAGCGTGATCGCCCCCTCGGGGAGCCCGGCGGCCAGCATGCTCAGCCGATCCCACGAGCTGCCCTGCCCGAGGAACACCACCTGCGCATCCGGGAACTCCTCCAGCACGCGGGGCATCGCCTCGGCGAACACCTCCGCCCCCTGCCACTCCGAGGCCGTCCCCGCGTACAGCAGGAACGGGCCATCGGGGATCTCGGATGCCCGTTGGAATCCCCTTTCGCCACGGGAATCCCGCTCCGGGTAGCCAGAGCGGGATTCGCATGACGCAACGGGATTCGAACGCGTGGGGCGGGCGGACGGGGTTGCGTCGGCGGAGGGGTTGGCACCGGTGGGCGAACTGGCATCGGTGGGGAGGGTGGCATCGGCAGGCGGACTGGCATCGGCAGGCGACGCCTCCCCCGGCGTGAACACGTCCGTATCCACCCCATTGCCCACCGTCACCACCTGCCGGGCGCCCAGCTCGCGCACCCGCTCGGTGACGCCCTCATTCACCGACAGCACCACCGCCGCCCCGCGCAGCACCCACGACTCCAGCGCCCGCACCAGACGCACCACCACTTTCGGCGCACCGGTCGAGGCGGACGCGTCGGACCACACATCCGCCGCGTAGTACACATACGAACGCCCCCGCAGCGCCGCGATCACCCGCACCACCGCCCCGGTGGTCGGCGGCGGCTCCACCACGTACACATCGGGCCGCGACCCGCGCAGCAGCCGCCACAGCAGCGGCACATCGAAGCTCAGGTACGGCAGGTATCCGCGCACATAGCCCGAGGGGTCGCGGAGAACCGGCGCCCGCCGTACCCGGGCCGGGATGGCCGGGGCGGCTCCGGTGCCACCGCGCGCATCCCACGCACCACTTTCCCCAGGCCGCGCACCACTCCCACCCGACGCACCATCCTCGGCCGGACGTACCAACCCGAGCGAGCCTGCGCCGTCGGGGGCCTCAGCGGTGACCACCTCCACCCGTGCACCCGCACCGGCCAGGGCGCGCACCAGGGCACCGAGGCGGAACGTGGCCGCAGAGGGCTCAGGGGCGAAGATCCGCGAGACCAGCATCACGCGGTGCCTGGTCGGCGCCGTCACCGCAGCGCCCTCACAGCTGCACCGTCTCCCCCGTCCGGGCGGAGGTGAGCACCGCCTCGGCCACGGCCACCGTGTTCAGCCCCTGTGCCATCGTCACCACGTCGGCGGGCTTGCCGAGCACCGCATCCCGGAACGCCTCGTGTTCGGTGCGCAACGGTTCCGGCTTGTCGATCGCATACCGGATCACATCCCCCTCGGAGACGCCCCGGAACTGCGCCACATCGTCCCAGCGGGTCTGGATGAGCCCGTTCGCGTGGAACGTGAGATCGGCGAGCAGTGTGTCCGCCACGAACGCCCCCTTCTCCCCCGTCACCACGGTCACGCGTTCCTTCATCGGGGAGAGCCAGTTCACCAAGTGGTTGGTCACCAGACCGCCGCTGAGCATGCCGGTCACGGCCACCAGATCCTCGTGCTCGCGCCCGGACTTGAACGCCGTGCGCGCGGACACGGACCGGTACTCCTGCTGCGCGACCCAGGCGGTGAGGTCGATGTCGTGCGTACCGAGGTCCTTGACCACACCGACGTCGGCGATCCGCGCGGGGAAGGGCCCCTGGCGGCGGGTGGCGATCTGGTAGACATCCCCCAGTTCGCCATTCTCCAACCGCGCGCGCAGCGACTGCAGCGCCGGGTTGTACCGCTCGATGTGCCCGACCGCGCCCACCAGCCCGGCGGACTCGAAGGCCTCCGCCAGCCGGCGCGCCCCGGCGGTGTCGGTGGCGAGCGGCTTCTCGATCAGCGCATGCACACCGGCCTCAGCCAGGGCCAGCCCGGTCTCGGTGTGGAAGCGGGTGGGCACGGCCACCATCGCGTAGTCGATACCCGCCTCGACCAGGGCGTGCACATCGGGCAGGACGGGCAGGTCACCGGCCACCCCATGCGGGTCGCCGCCCGGATCGGCCACGGCCACCAGGTCCACGCCGTCGAGCTGACGCAGCACCCGCGCGTGGTGGCGCCCCATCATGCCCAGGCCGATCAGGCCCGCTCGCAGGTTCGTCATGCCCCACCTCCGACGGCGCTGGTGACGCCGGCGATGATCCGCTCCAGATCCGCGTCGGTCAGGCTGGGATGCACCGGCAGCGAGATCACCTCGCGGGCCGCGCGTTCGGTGACCGGCAGGTCCAGATCCGGCGCGTAGGGGGCCAGCGAAGGCAGCCGGTGGTTCGGGATCGGGTAGTAGACCCCGCACCCCACACCCTGCTCCCGCAGGCGATTCACGACGGCGTCCCTCGCCTCGGCGGAGGCACCGTCCAGCCGGATCGTGTACTGGTGGTAGACGTGCGTGGCGCCGGGCTTGACGGTGGGCGTCACCACCCCGGGGATACCGGCGAGCCCCTCGGTCAGGGCGGCCGCGTTCGCCTGCCGGGTGGCGGTCCAGCCGGCGAGCTGGGCCAGCTGGACCCGACCGATGGCGGCGTGCACATCGGTCATGCGGGCGTTGAAGCCGACGAGCTCGTTCTCGTACGGGCGATCCATCCCCTGGGTG includes these proteins:
- a CDS encoding Gfo/Idh/MocA family protein; this translates as MTNLRAGLIGLGMMGRHHARVLRQLDGVDLVAVADPGGDPHGVAGDLPVLPDVHALVEAGIDYAMVAVPTRFHTETGLALAEAGVHALIEKPLATDTAGARRLAEAFESAGLVGAVGHIERYNPALQSLRARLENGELGDVYQIATRRQGPFPARIADVGVVKDLGTHDIDLTAWVAQQEYRSVSARTAFKSGREHEDLVAVTGMLSGGLVTNHLVNWLSPMKERVTVVTGEKGAFVADTLLADLTFHANGLIQTRWDDVAQFRGVSEGDVIRYAIDKPEPLRTEHEAFRDAVLGKPADVVTMAQGLNTVAVAEAVLTSARTGETVQL